The nucleotide sequence TTTCCTCCGTCACAAGTAGGCATTTAAgtcatattgtattttatttgtctttttcaggtGCCCAAATTGACGACAACGTTCCTCGTCGCACCACCCAGCGCATCGTGGCTCCCCCCGGTGGCAAAGCCAACATCACCAGCCTTGGCTAAGCTCCTCCCGCAACCGAGCCGGGGTGCAGGGCAACAGGGGCCACTCTTACCACTGTCACATCACATCTGGTCACCTCTGACTCCCTCCTGCACCCCACCCAAAAAGCACTCCATCCATCCTTATTCACACACTACCACTATGTCACCtcatgcaaaaaaagaaagaaagcactATTCCATTTTGTTTCGTTTTTCCTGCCATATTCCATTGTCATCAGGGAAGGATCAAGTGAATTGAAGCAGcgtttttgctgtttttgaacCCAGTTTGATTATTGATGAAAgtaatttgtttacatttgtttatatttttgtataattttttgctgtatatgtgtgagCTGCTCAGAAAGTTGACTGAAAACTAGGCCCGAGAAGCGGTCAGCTTCACAAGCGGGCGTTTTagaaacagcagttgtttacAGGTTATTTTTCTTCTTGCGCTGTTTATTTCCCAGATATCAGTTAGAATGTGCTGGTGGTTGTGTTACAGGACCACCTTTAGTTGAAAGTAAAGCCTCCTCTGTCCATGTGATAACAATGTTGCACTGTAACGTTGCTGTTTTAGGACAAAAATCTCAAAACACTAATTATGAAAGATTAGACTGTAGAATATCTCAGAACacgtttttattttatctgaagTTTGCAGTATGTATTTTTTGTGTAGGTACTATGTGCAGCTGAACAATTCACTTTGGTCTTCCTTTTGTGTTATAGTTGCACTTtctcaatttttaaaaaaaatatatgttttatggttttattaaGTCATTTTGGAAAGCGCTGACTGCactgaaaggaaaagaaagggtATTTTAGTGTTAAACCACTCATTCAGTTTCACCCCGAATATGGGGGGGAAGGGAGAAATGGCTGGTACATTAACATTTCGTCTGAGAAACATGAACCTTTTCCCcctcatttcatcattttgtgttttcctcatgtttgttgaaaaaaaaaaaaaaggttgtcaTGGCAACAAGCTCCCAATAAATCAGACCGGTGTATGTTGTTCGGGATACAGACAGGACACTGCGAAGAAGCTGGATGGGAGGTTTTGCCGACAACCTTTCTGCACCTGGTGCTATATGACCATTGCTGTATATGTGCCGATGATGTCCCACATCCACACAGCAGTCGTGTAAGCTTTGTAATAACAGCAGCCAGGGTAGAGTCACCTTTTACCCAATTTTGACAGAATTTGTTTTGCACCTGTAACAATCCAAATGGTAAAACTGTATGTGAGCTTGcaactttttatttgtgttggATATGTCTGTACGTTTTAGGATATTTGTTGAATTGAACTACTTGCTTGCCTATTCTGTAAGATATTGATAGCACACTGTATCTATGAAGGCTCTTTGAAGAAGTGGAACCATGATCTTTGAGACCTGATGAAAAACGCCTACAGTATGTTTATGAAATCCCTCACAGCGTGCTGATGATGTGTCCACTGTTCTTGGTGTTAGTGTTGTGAATGAATTACCAGATATCCAGTTCTTCTCTTACCCCCTTTTATCTGCCCGACTCCGTCGACGATCAGACTCACTCGAGGTAGTAACTGTATTCACGAAACCACAACAGTTTTCATCAGTGACCCAGCGCTGTACGACCACGCCGTGAAACACTGGATTATTTCTTCCTCATTGCCTTGTAAGTGTAGGTTTTTGTATGCTAAGCTATAATGTGAAGTGATTTACATTTGGGGAAGTTTCTTGGTAATGGTTATTGACTTGTAATGTTGAGCACTGTCGTTGCCCCTCTCCCAGCAAGTGTGATACTCTCTCGGTCATGTATGTTTTGTAGGTTACCAGGGTTTTGGGGGAAATCATTGGTCCCGTCAGCATTTGACCCTATCTGTGTTGACTTCAGtggattaaaataataaaaaattaaacttATTGGTACCGACTCtttataaaaatgaattttttataaaataattaaaatttaagTAGCTTAACTGAACTCTTTTGTGGAAAAACCTCATCAGACACATTTTTCGGGGATTCTTTAGTAAAATGTTGCTAAATCTtgaatacttttatttaagaCTTTTACTTGTggtggagtatttttactttgtgtaCAGCTACTTTCTCCATCTCTAACTAAAAGATTCTTTTAAGCACATAAGCAATTAAttggaattaattaattagtagTGTAGTCTACCAATTGAGCAGTGTTCCTACAATTAGCACAAATTGTACAATCCCTTCCAGGAACCCTCTTAATAATTTACAGCTGTATGAAAATCCTTTCCAGAGACAATCAATAAACTGTGACATGCAAAACAAAGTGCAACTAGATTGTTGAGTCACACCACATCCAAGCAATAGATGGAGTAAATGCAGAGAGACACTAGGTGGAGATGCAGAGTCGTGATgcacagcctcagcctcagagCAGCATTTGGTTGTTCCATCTCCTCAGACACATCACCCATGGGGGACGCTTCCGCTAAAATGAACTGAGCAAGAGAGCGGCTACACCACAGTGAATGCACACGTCAACAAAAGTTCTGTGATTAGTTGGAATGAAGCTCCCCTGGCTGTTTGACAGCTGTCCAATTAGGAGTTTATATGATGAGCGCACTGATTAAACCGGGGGGGGGCGGGGTCCTATAATGTCGACAACTCCACCCAATGATGAGAGCTTCAGAAATAGAAGGGAACAAAGCATCAGGAAGACTTTAAAAAGCTAAAACCTCTTGGGGGAAATGTGCAAACATGAGTCACCAGCGGTGCTTGCAATGCTTTCAAGCCGCTTGAACACAGACTCTACGATTGTGAGACTACAATCCCTCCCAGAGTTGTATACATTCATGATAAAAATACAACTGTTAAGAATCAGCGATTGTTGGTTCAGTAATTTGCATCTATCAAAACAAATGCACCACAGGAGAATACTGAGAAAATATAGATTGCACACAATGAATACATACAATTCAGGGAGCACTGATGAAACACAGGTGGGGTGTTCTTGCTCTGCTCCAGTCTATATCTGAGTCCTGCGAGGCTGCAGATCTAATTATGGTATTCATTACAGCTATTGCATTTGGGAGATAATATATCTTTATAAAGCATGGCACACAGGTATTTATTGGCTGAGGTTTTGTTCACCATCCCACCCACTCTCAATAGAGGCGGACAATGAATGTGAATTAGGGTGTGAATTAGGTCATCTGTACCATCTGTAGTTTATTGCTGCAGCTGCAAGCTCCTCTCTTAATGGCATCTGTGCAGAGATGGTGTGATTTACAGGTTTGCAGACACGCCAGTCAATGACAACGCGGACGCAGACGAGCACTCTCACTGCATTGCCGGGCTCCCTCCCCTGTGGGAGAGCTGTCGACTTCACTTCTACCACTGAACTTAATGCgcagaggaggatgttggcttAATGATGCCGActgcctctcttctctcccaGGCAGCAAAGGGAGGGCATCTTGGTACTACAGAGGGTGTAGccaagagaaaataaatcaatactgCCGATAGAGGTTGTCCTCTTGCCCTTTGATGCCTCTGCgtaaacagagagacacattgCAGTCTTGAACTCGCACTAAAAACACTCAGTTTTTCGCCTTTgcactgacaaacacagcacCCACACAGAGGGTCTTTGGAGGGCTGAGATGAAAACTGCGGTGGTTTGTATGTGGATGGTGactaaaaaagacagaaacacaaggaGTACGGCCTGAGAGAAGAATGTTTGAGACTGTGTATGACTTAATTTGACATCTCTAAATCTGGTGGATTTTTTAAGAGGCTTGGGGGCCGGTCAGGATTGAGGTCAACAACCGCAAGGTCAGCTAAAATTCCACAGAAGTATATTAAGACAGCCATCTGGCACCGCTCGGAGGTAGATGAAATTGTGGGAATGCGGACAGACAAACTAGAAGTTTTTTGAGGGGTTATATATTTAGTTAATCagcccaccccccacctccccacccccgaCAAGAGTCCAAAATGAAACACCAGCAAGAGTCCAAAAATGTCCCCATGAATCCCTTGTTAGGAATATGTCATACAAATTTATTGTAATGTGACATGGAAGTACGCAAGATCCCTTGGTTTTTACTGTGTACAGAGCAGtacacaaacaacattttgacaACAGGAACAGCATTAGGCAAACTTTGGAGACGACAGGAGCACCACTGGCCGGCATTTGTGAAACATCTTGTTAAATCATGCAATATATAAACTTTTtcctatttacatttttatacatttgaaataCTTCTCTgttatgtaaaatatgtaaacatCTAGAAATCTTTTGGTCCTCTTGAGGAAATGATTTCACAGCTTTTTCTACAAATCTTGTCCTTTGGTCCACCTCAGAGGAGTGCTTACAGGATCTTTTTCTACACTTTTCCAAAATGTTAGTATACATTTACTTTATTGTTACGATTTAAAAAAGATAGAATTATGTCAGTAATATCCTGAATAATCTCCCAAGCTGTATTTTGCAGTAGTTTGATTTCAGAGAGCTAACAAACTGTCCTCTTAAAGGggcaacatacagtatagtaATATTTCtttggaagatttttttttttaccatgttaCATCCATGAAAAatcacagaatgaaaaaactgagatatttcacatttaaatatcaAAGCAGACATTCCAACACAGCTCATCCTTTGTGACATTAGCAGAGCAAAAGGTGATATATTCTCATCTGTGACCTTGAAAGGAGAGTCATGACTAATGGATGAAGGATTACAGTGGTTATACAGGCTCTCCTTTTTCCGACAGGGACAGTTGGTGGATTTTTATGGTGGGAAGATTTCCGACAGGAGGGGGCTGGGCGCAGTTTGACTCCTGCGGGGGAGTTCTGACACTGAGGATGCAGCAGCAGGTTTGGTGGAAGCTTTTATTGCAGAGTTTGGCTACTTTAGCCCTGCTCGTCTCCGCCGGTCCAGATCTGCTTTCGGGGCCTCCAGAAAAGACCCTCCACTCCCTGCTGTCCCTGGAGGAAGGGGTCCTGGACAGGgccatggaggaggagggactgAGCCGACATGGAGCCCCCCTGCTGTCCAGGCCCAGAGTAAGGGGCTGGCCGTGACCTTGCGTTTGACTCTGACCTGCACTCAGATGATGATGGTGTGGTCTGGGAGTGATTCTCAAACAGTGAACTCCAAGTAAACTCTGGAAAGCTTTTTTAAACTCCTGGTTGGAGCACGGGTATATGATGGGGTTGATGCAGCTGTTGAAGTAACCGAGCCAGAAGGTGATCTTGAACACTGTGTCAGAAGGTCTGTATGCGGGAAACATCGAGCCTGTAGGGACATTAGACACACAAGGCTGATTAGCAAGAGCCTACAgtcatgctaacagctctgtgagacaCAGCAGGGATTTAAGCTAAAGggtaacatcagcatgctatCATGCTAATATTTAGCAGGTAATAATTACTTTATTCACCTTCTTAGTTTAGCCTGTTGTTAACACTAAACACAAGCACAGCTGAGACTGCTGGGTCATAAAACAAAGCACTGGGCAAGTTATAAATTTGACCTGGTGGtaaaagataagataatcctttattagtcccacaatggggaaatttacagaATAATTAAGTGATCTAGGGACACTTGAATATTCGTAGCAAATTTCACTCATGGTGGAGCTGggggaaaagtcagggaatgATCAGAGTTATAAAGATTCATCCCTCCCATGAATGTCTGAATAAATGTCTCTGTCAATCCATCTAGTAGATATCAAGCTATTTCAATGAGTGACCtgactttgacctgctggtggtaCTAAATCAACTGGTCATCAAAGACACCATGATTCACTCTGTGGGCCATGAACATTTTATGGATGGTATTTTATGACAGTCCATTCAACAGTTATTTGGGTATGAACCAAAGTGGTAAACTGACAAACTGACCATCCCTTGTCCCATGGCGCTAACGTGGCTAAAATCATTCAGATGTCATTTTTAGAGCACCATTTACTTCTCCTAGTATCTGTTCCTTCAAAGGTTGTGTTTATatgaaataaacacatgatCTGAAAAACATATCATTGCTCTCATTTACATCTACTTAAGAcgatttatttttaattggtCTATCCAGTTTTCACTAAAGAAAAGCTCTCTACTTGACATCAAGGTTAAGGATTTTATTAAAATCAGCATCATAAATTGTGCTGCTTTTGATTAGAGGAAGCATTCACAGCAGAGAGTGTGAGTGGGAACCTTAatgaagaagcagagaaaatggCTTAACGGGCACATTACATGCAGGCTTGTTTTTCACTAGGTGACTCTTCACATTTCCAGTGGCTACCAGTGAagcattaaaataattaaatgtctGAGTTCTCGTGTGGCTGcaatatatctatctatctatcatctATCTTCAGAGATAGAAGGGGAGAGGCAGTCTTGTGAAATGCTTTATTGGGCGAGCTGTTGCAGACGGTTAAACGTGGGCTTTTGAAAAATGAGACTGTGCGATAGAGATGGATAGAAAGAAGAGGTGGAGAGTTTGAGAGCAAATTATTTTGTGCCTGGCTGTGCAGCTCATACGTTTTACCCCCAGCTGTGCCAAAAAGAACATTTCTATTATTGCAGAGAACCCTTGATGGATTCACTTTTTTGAGTGAAGAAAGAAAGGTATTGCAGCTGTTAGATAAATGTATTGTTATCCAAAATCAATGAGGCATCAGCGCCTATTGTCATGTGGAAACTGCGGAACTccagtttttgcagtgttacCTTCAAATAAACCACAACATATTGTGATTTGGGTTGAGAAAGTTATATGACCCCTAAGCTTATGAACCCCCTTCAAAACCCGCCAGATAACCTGCAAGACTCATTGTGTCTGCAACAAAGGCAGTTCTTCAAGGTTGCTGTGATAGAAGATTTTGACCTAACAGCAACAAAATGGTGCATTAATGGACGAgataacacagacagaaaaggggaaaaacattTATCAGCCACATTAATAGAAAGCATTGTGTCGATACAGCTGCCCCTAACGTGTGAGTTACGACTTTCAGTGCCACTGATATTAAAACATCCcagaaataaattcattttaaaagcagcatcagcatcaggTGGGCGCAGTAGAACAAGCTAGAAACACTACATTTACATATTATGACCTTATAAAGTTGTTGTGGCAAACATTTGCCTGTTGCTCCTTgtagacacagagcaacattagcatgagcagttgtgtttctggcagACTAATAAAAGTAAATCCAGTATTCACTccctttttttatgttttttttttttttttttaagctctgATTTGGTTTCCACAAACccctgaggaaaatatctggctctttagctgctgaatgttCCACTACGTTCACCAGCAAGTTGTTAACTTTGCTGTTTAGTGTTTGGCAGTTAGCGTACAGTGGGATTATcagatgttttttccactgaacagctgcctgctggaaACAAGGCTTATGAGAGCTGAgagagtgaaccagaacagtaaCCAAAACAGTGACCTGATAGGTGCTTAAAAGCTTAGTAGAGattatttattgtctgtggATTCATCACTACAAGTGACCCCTTACACATTATACATAGTCTATTTAACTATGTGTAAGGTGTAAATTTATATAAAAGGTTGATTAGTGCAGACCTAAAGAGAAAAACTCATTGAAAATCTTGTGTACTCCAGACTGTGtcagtacactgtgacatcactgtttgGTGTGATTACAGGTGCAACAGAGCACATCTGTTgttatttacttatttaaaaatatttctaagAATTTCTTTAGTGCCTTTATTAGATAGCGATGGAATAAAGATGATAGGAAAAGATATAACAGCTTAAGTTCAAGGTGAGGGTCTTAACATCTTCTGCCACAGGGGCGCCCCATGAAGTTGATTCTTTAAATTAGCGATGGCTGGCTTTTCACTTCCTTAAAGCCCCCTGAGAGGGACTTCTGAAATGTCAAGGAGAGGGGAGGTCAatccacaaataaacacagagccTGACAACGCACCTTTTAAAGTTGTTTGCACACGATCAAATTCCcacaatttatttttctctacTGACAAAAGAATGCCTTCCCCAATAAACCAAATCAGACAATCACAAATTATCTGGCGCTACACGTCAAAACAGTGATTCACTGCTGAATTTATCATTGTCCACAGACTCATGTGGCAGCGGTATGCAGCCTGACGCCAGTGTTAGTGAGGGAGCATTGGTAAGCTGAGGCTTTTCCTCATTTCCCAGTCAGGAAAGTACTCGGCCAAATGGCAGCAACTATATTTACAAGCATGAGAGcatggaataaataaaaaccctgAGGGATCTGTGAGGTTTTTGCCATATCTCGTATCTATTTGGTTCGGATTTCCTTCTCACATTCCTTCCATGTTAACGCtaacacatacagtgtatgcATGGCTGGCTGTGTGATTTCCCTTCAAGCTTGTCTTCATAAAGCTGGGCGTTCTTGAAGGAAACATCAAACAGCATGAGGTCTGACACCAGTGTGATGGCCTCATCTGTTATTCCTGGACTGGCATCATGATCAAGTGAGTCAGAGACacaagggagagaggagggagcagagaaaCGGTGTGACGTGTCATTTGAGGGTCCCTGTCTGAAATATATGTTGGTTGAAATTCTGTGCTTTTGTTTACAGACGGGGGAGCACTGGAGGCCACTGCAGATCTGAAAGATTTATTGATCCTATTTATAGAACATCTACCTGGCCAAGTCAGAGCATTTACTACGCTGCTCAAGAGGCCACAAAGATTAAATTCGCCAGCACTTAAAAACCTGGCAGTGGCATAAATCAATGAATGGATctgtaaaatgaattaatgGAGAAGTTAAATTGCTTTCTGACTCGTGTGTGAGTGCAGATGATCAAATATATGAGCAGGCTTTTAATTTGTGAAATAGCATGATTagaaagttaaaataaaaataactgtcCTCTGCATCTTCAGAGGAGTAGTGACGTTTTgggaaatattcagattttttagggagagttagatgagagaaCGACTCTCATATCTGTCAATATGAGGATGGAACCAGGCTTAACTTAACTTAGcatacagactgaaaacagggggCAACTATTAGCTTGGTTCTGTCTAAAAGTagcaaaatctgcctaccagctcCTCTAAAACTCATTAAGAACTTTAGGAAGTTGCTGTGCcaagccaagaaatagtccaacACATAACCTCCCCGTAAAACTAACCACACCTtgtcatttttaccttttcattttggtaaagattaaacaaacatgCTATAACATATTAATTTCcaagctttagaggtgctgtaGGGATAGCTTTTCACCTTTGGGCACAGCCAGGCTATCTGTTTGCCCCATTTTCAGTCTTggtgctaaactaagctaatctgctactggctgcagcttcacgtttaccatacagacatgagtggTATCCATCTTCTCATCAAATTTTCAGCAAGGaagcaaataagcacattttccaaaatatttgaCATCGACATGTAAACAAATGACACAAAGTACAGGCTGATTAAAATTATTCTATATCATATGAGTTGATgtcttttattattgttttccTAGACATATGCTACCGAGATATCGGACAGCTCAATCAAGAATCATATAGATAAACATGACGATACTCACCAATAGGTAGCACCAGGAAAAATGGCAGCCAGCACAAGACAAAGCAGCCAACCACAATGCCCAAGGTCTTGGCGGCTTTCTTCTCACGTGAGAACTTGAGCAGTCGCAGGGCAAAATGCGTGCGGCTGCGAAGGGCCTCGTCCTCTGAGACGGTTGTGTTGCCTCTGTGTATCCTGAGTATCACCCTCTCTGAATCTGACTTCTCTGTCTTGTGGCCCTCCCTCAGGCCCTGGCTCTCTCTGTGAGCTACCACATAAACCCGACAGTACATGACCAGAATGATGGCCAAGGGGAGGTAGAAGGAGCCCACAGCGGAGAAGATGGCGTAGCCAGGCTCCTCTGTGATCTTGCAGATGGACTCATCCTCTGGAGCCGGTTCTTTCCAGCCGAACAAAGGTCCGATAGATATGATGATGGACAGCACCCACAGCAGCATCACTGCCAGCAGAGCCCTGCGTTTTGTCATAATAGCTGGGTAACGCAGAGGGTAACTGACTCCAATGTAGCGGTCCACAGAGATCACACAGAGGCTCATGATGGAGGCAGTGCAGCAGAGCACGTCAACAGCTGCCCAAACATTACAAAAGGCCCGTCCAAACACCCAACGATCCAGAATCTCCAAAATGGCAGAGAAAGGTAGTACAGTGGAGCTCAGCATCAGATCTGCCACTGCCAGATTAACTATAAAATAATGTGTGACTGTCCGCAGGTGTCGATGACAAACTACCGAGAGGATTACCAGTATGTTTCCAACAACTCCAAACACAATGAAGACGCCAAGCACCAAGCCCAGAACCACAGCTTTGACCACGTTGAGCTCTGGGACTAAAACCTGGCTGCAGTTGGAGCAGTTCTGTGTCAGAGGAGCTGGGGTCATATTGTCCAGCACAGGAACCATCAGTTCCAATTCGACGCTGGTGCTCGACACTGTCCTGCGCAGCTAAGGTAGACTCTGACACACACCTATTAAAGTTCACTACAGCAGAAAAAGGACATCAGGGCATTCTCATAAAAGCCATTAGAGTAATGATCACATTAAGTCTGTCTTGTCAAAACATAATTTGAATGATGGTGCCTCTGGCAAATGAGCCATTACATTGGTGATGcatcaagaaaaataaaactacaggaTGCatgcagaaaacactgagagaagTATAATATATGCAGACAAACCTACTGTGCTGAAATCAGGTAATCCATcttgaaaatgttaaaactgttaTTATGTAGCCAGTATAAAAATACTGTTGCATTATAGATGCAATAGACAAATGGGTGTATACATCTGGACAAATCTTGGCATGTTTTCTGAACCAAAAGATTGGGCAAAAAAACTTCAAGTCCAGTGAGAAACCGCTTCTCTGGGATTGGCAGTAGGCGAGTAGTAGGCAGCATCCAGGGTCATCCTGTTTCAGCTTGAGCGCAGCAAGTGTGATACAGCAACCGGCATCCAGAGCCtttgaaaagagagacagaagaatcTGCTTAGAGAGAATTGACACATCCATCacatacaataaaacacacaaaagcagtCATCCTCGTTCGGtctattgtttcatttttgccatctttttttcttttcacttctaCTTCAGCTCTGATCTATCAAGACTGCGGGCGAGAGACAATGTCTGAGACATAGTTGCTGTCAGATCAATGTGACCGCAGCCTCATCTCGCACTTATCAACACAATGTGAGGTCGAGGAATAAAGAAACCGATATCTGGGGTGACCAGTTGCCTGTTTCACTGAATAGTCCGGCAAACAACACACAATTAAAACTCTGGATGGCATTGAGCCAAACCGGAATAGCTGCAGAGTCAACAATGCCATAGCCTCAGTCACAGACCTAATGCgtattttattgctgttttgtgATGCCAATATGATCTTCAACTGACCTACACCAGGATAAGCCTAACCTCAATCTCTTGAAACAAATCAATAACAGATTAGGACCTATATACAGCTAGAGGTCAAAACAATACACTGTTACAATTTGACATTAACTGATGCATGTGTATTCAAGTGTAGTTATATTGAGCCTACTTCAGAATGGATTGAAATGAATACAGTAGTGTGACATTTTGGGCCAATAGTTACACAACAGCTCtgacaaaatctgcctaccacAACCTCCTGGAAGTCATGCTGCATGGCTAAGAAATAGCTTGGGCATGTAACTCCCTGTTaattttttgaaaatatgtattaaacaagatataacatgatCATTAGGGAACTTTAAAATGTGCAGCTAAGAAGATTTTCTTACTTCTGGACAGGGCCAGGCAAgatgtttctagtctttatgctaaattTAGATGATTGTCTGCTAGCACTAGCTCTGTAGCTattgcacagacatgagagtgttattaatcttctcatcaaTCTCTTACAggaaatgtgaatatttcccaaaatgttgtaTTATTCTCTTAACATTTATCAAGACAGAATATTAGGCTCTTTCCATTGTGGCTCTCTATCCatatataagataagataaatgaGAAATTCAGTTTCTCAGTTGGATTTCTGAGTGATGCCACTGTGCACTGCTCCTCCAGCAGTGCTGTTTCTGGCCTGAATGGCTCCCTCTGACTTTGATACAttgaattaatttcattttgaacattttgtccattgacttcaaaacaaTGTCTTGATGCCACCCGAACTCCTTCATTTTGACAGATGTGAAATTAATCCTGTCTGTGCAGATTACTGACATTTGTAATATGGATGTTCCTTAACTAAACGTAGATTAGACAGGGCTAGTAATAGTAGTACGGCCGTGTTGGTGATTTTCGGATTTTGCTAAGCTGCTTTATTTGAGACTAAATTAAAAGTTCATCTGAGTTGCCCTCTTTTCTACTGAGCGTGTTTCttacctatctatctatctatctatctatctacccCCATTGCTCAACACTATTAACCAATGGCTGACCTTTTCCTTTACGCCCCACAAACCTGTGCTCCACATTAGATGCACAGCAGCTTCAGGTTTGATGGAGTCTGTCGGTACGACAGAGCCTGCATAACGCAGCACCTGAGAGCTTCTTCAAGTAGAGGAAGCGGGGGcccggggggtgggggttgctGATGCCTCTAAGGTAATTACGAAAGTAAGAGTTACATGTTTATCCACAGGAACATTGCGAGAGCTCATTAAACCATCATCATTTAGCAATGTGGAAAAGACTGAGTTACCTCAGCTTAAAATATTAAGTGTCAGTGctgtattaaaatgtttgttactGCAATTTTCA is from Lates calcarifer isolate ASB-BC8 linkage group LG13, TLL_Latcal_v3, whole genome shotgun sequence and encodes:
- the adra1aa gene encoding adrenoceptor alpha 1Aa, with product MVPVLDNMTPAPLTQNCSNCSQVLVPELNVVKAVVLGLVLGVFIVFGVVGNILVILSVVCHRHLRTVTHYFIVNLAVADLMLSSTVLPFSAILEILDRWVFGRAFCNVWAAVDVLCCTASIMSLCVISVDRYIGVSYPLRYPAIMTKRRALLAVMLLWVLSIIISIGPLFGWKEPAPEDESICKITEEPGYAIFSAVGSFYLPLAIILVMYCRVYVVAHRESQGLREGHKTEKSDSERVILRIHRGNTTVSEDEALRSRTHFALRLLKFSREKKAAKTLGIVVGCFVLCWLPFFLVLPIGSMFPAYRPSDTVFKITFWLGYFNSCINPIIYPCSNQEFKKAFQSLLGVHCLRITPRPHHHHLSAGQSQTQGHGQPLTLGLDSRGAPCRLSPSSSMALSRTPSSRDSREWRVFSGGPESRSGPAETSRAKVAKLCNKSFHQTCCCILSVRTPPQESNCAQPPPVGNLPTIKIHQLSLSEKGEPV